The following coding sequences lie in one Agelaius phoeniceus isolate bAgePho1 unplaced genomic scaffold, bAgePho1.hap1 Scaffold_110, whole genome shotgun sequence genomic window:
- the MRPL52 gene encoding large ribosomal subunit protein mL52 isoform X2: MAARRALRLAELQARSLRPLPRPPPRIGQWREAQGLSPSPSGPAPSGTSLIGALQTVAPPPPGGGSSGGAERAESWR, from the exons ATGGCGGCGCGCAGGGCGCTCCGGCTCG CGGAGCTGCAGGCGCGATCGCTCCGCCCATTGCCCCGCCCACCTCCGCGCATCGGCCAATGGAGAGAGGC gcagggcctctcccccagcccctccgggCCGGCCCCCTCAGGGACCTCCCTGATTGGAGCTTTGCAg acgGTCGCCCCTCCCCCCCCTGGCGGGGGCAGCTCCGGAGGAGCCGAGAGAGCCGAGAGCTGGCG CTGA
- the MRPL52 gene encoding large ribosomal subunit protein mL52 isoform X1 gives MERGAGPLPQPLRAGPLRDLPDWSFADGRPSPPWRGQLRRSRESRELACRALALSRSLEAAKRGRDPGRIPVQTSTDQYGPV, from the exons ATGGAGAGAGGC gcagggcctctcccccagcccctccgggCCGGCCCCCTCAGGGACCTCCCTGATTGGAGCTTTGCAg acgGTCGCCCCTCCCCCCCCTGGCGGGGGCAGCTCCGGAGGAGCCGAGAGAGCCGAGAGCTGGCG tgcCGGGCCCTGGCCCTGAGCCGCTCCCTGGAGGCCGCCAAGCGAGGGAGGGACCCCGGGAGgatcccagtacaaaccagtacggaccagtatggaccagtataa